A region of the Planktothrix tepida PCC 9214 genome:
GGAGTTCCTCAAATTCTTCTTGGTCAGGTTGAGAAGAATCGAGATCAGCATTAGATTCTCCTTCTTCAGGAAAATCTGGTAATTCTCCTTCTACAGTTAGGGTAATTCCTGTGCGTTTGAGATCTAAATTGTGTTCTGCTAAAACAGCTTTAGCCGTTTTAAAAATTTTGTTAATTTCTGCTTCTGATTCTACAGGAACAGCAGATTCATCATCATCTTCTTCGTCATTCCAAGTTAAGATTTCGATGGGCGTGTCCACAGGAAGAAGCAATCCATACTCTTGACCTTCTAACTGAATTGAGGATTGCAAGGTGCAAACCAGCGATCGCCCCTGCTCATCGGTCAGGGTGACATAGGCTTCCTCAGAACGTCCATTATCGTTGGGAAATTTAGATGGGAGCATCATTTATACGGTACTATTTTTAGCCGCACTAAACGGCAATGGGGAGGAGTTCCCAAGGGATACGCTCAACCCTTTTCAACACCAGGATATCATCAAATTGGTTGACTATTAACGCAGCACCACCGCCAACCCCCTACTCCCCTTCTCTCCCCTTATCCCCCCTAGTTCTTGAGCAATATGATGATGAGGAGATCCTTCATCAATCATCAAATCTTCACTCCACTGAGCAAATCCACTTCCCCANTCTGGTCTAACCATTGTTGCAAAATCAAAGAGGCGGCTTTGCGATCAATCAGACTTTTGTTGCGAGAGGGGGAAATATTTTCTGAAATCATCAGTTGTTCGGCTTGGTAGGACGTTAGCCGTTCATCGATGTACTCTAGGGGTAACTTCAAGGCAGAAGCTAACCGTTGAGCATAGTTTTGCACCTGTTTGGCTTGAGATCCCAAGGAACCATTCAGATGGTAAGGCAACCCCACTACTAAGACTTGTACCTGTCGTTGCTGAACAAGTTCTTGAAATTGCTCAATATCTTGAGAAAAAGAACGCCGCAGGATGGTGGTGAGTCCAGTAGCAATTAAGCCTGTCCCGTCACAGCCTGCGACACCAACCCGTTTGCGGCCAATATCTAATCCCAAAGCAGAAATAAAAGCGGATTTTGTCTGTTGTTCCATTATTATTCACGGGGATCAGACGGTACATCTGAGGGCTTCTGAGTTAGATTTTTGGGGTCTAATTCTGTCCCTTCTGAGAGTCCATCCCCAGCAGAAGATTTTTGAGTAGCGGACGGATGTTGAATTGTTGGCCCTAACCAGGACATTCGGGTGGGTACAGGTTTATGGGCGGGTTGCCAACTGGGTAACACATCGGATAATTGCAATCCCTCTAAGGAAGATTTTGATTCCCGTAATTTATGCCAAACAGAGCGAGACATTAACAAAGTATGTTCTACCCGTTGTGCTCCAATTTTTTCTAAATAAGCTTCTCGTTCGGGTTGATAGTCGGCGGATGCCAGTCTCAGGGACTGGGGGCCAAATTCCTGGGCTAAATGAGCCATCTGGGATAACAGTTCGGGGTAAAGCCAGGTATAGGCAGGATGAACCGTTAACTCCGCAACGTGCGGCTGACAGCCATCACGGGATAACTGCACTTGGAAATAACCAATGGCTGCTTTACGTTGGGGTTCAAATACATAGCCACTGACTTGTTCGCTATGGCTCAACCATTGTTTGATAGCATCCACAACGGCTTGAATAAAGCTGGTTTTAAAATCTAAAATGTGCCGATCAAAGACCTGTCGCAGCAGGGGAGGCATAGAAACGGTATCAAGTTGATACAGCAGTTGAGCATCTGCATTGCTGACCGGGAGAAGGTTGGGTAAATCAGGTTGAGTGGTGGCTAAGGTTTGCAGGAGTTCCGGTTCCACAACCCAATAGGTCATGTGAGCTAAGGGTTGAAATCCATTTTGTCGATACAGCGCCATCAAACCGCTATCATTAACATTGACTTCTAATAGCCAAGTTCGCGCTTCCCACAACGTTTCAAAGCAATAGCGTAATAGTTGTGATCCAATACTACTTTGATCGTTTAACCGATCTACAAAGATACGTTCAATCCGCCAGGTACTACGACTGGTGTTAAAGGGAGATACTTTAATCATCCCTAATAGTTGACCAAACTGTTCCGCAATATAGGCGTTAAACAGGTTTTGGCAGGGGTTGGGAAACCAGCTTAAAAATTTGAGCAACCCATACCAACGTCGCAATTGTTCTAACTCGTGGCTCAAGCCTGTGTCAGAATTAGCTTGATCATCGGCTTGGCGATATAGCTGTTCAATGGCTTCTAAATCGCGGTATTGAAATTGGCGAATATTAAATTGATTTTGATTTTGGGATAGAAATAAATTCATGGGATCAAGTCGGGTAAAGGATCAGTTATCAGTTATCAATAACTGACAACTGATAACTGATAACTGATAACTGATTTTATAAAGGACGAATTAGCACCAGGGGGGTTTGCTCATCGGCATTTCCGGCGGGATTACTCCTTAAGGCTTGTTTGATCAAAGCAGTGGAAAGACCGGGGGTTGCTGCTAATATTTTAACGGCTTTTAAATCGTTCACGTCTACTATTGCTGCCCCTAACCCTGTTTCTTGTTGTAGGGTATTGACTACATTTTGGGGATCATCTGGCCCTAGGACAATAAATTGATCATAGGGGGGTAAAGTTCCGGTCACATCGTCAATCAGTCGAGCTTGTTCTCCGGCTAATTGATAAAATACTCCGGGTTTTCCTAAAAGTTTGGCTAAGGTTCCTACCACAATAGCAAATAAAACTCGTGCTGGCCCGACAACATCTACTAAAGTTTGCATTCCGCAGGCGGTGGCTAAACTAGAGGTGGGCATGAAGAAATAACAAACCCGTTTAGCAACCCATCCCGGTTTAATTTGGGTGGGGTGGAAAAATCGCCCTTGCATTAACGCAACAGGGGTTTCTCCCAAGGTAACAATATCCCCCGGTTGAGCATAGGGAAGTACATATTTTTTAATCACCTCAACGGGATGATCAATATGAGTTAATAAATGGGTACGGATGGGGTAAACTTCGGCTATCCCTTCAATAATTCGTTTATTGGGGGCTAGGGTCGGGTCTGGATATTTGAGGGGAAGGACAACGTGGCGAACTTTGGGGATGCGTCCTTCTGGCCCGTAGGTAATATAATCGACTTTCACCCAAGCTGATTGTAAAGCACTGAGGTCTTGTCCTTCAATTTCGACTAAGACTTTAATCCGGGTGGTTTTTTTGACTTTAACAATATACCCAAACCAATAATTATCCTCTCGGCTAGGGGCATCAAGATGGGCGGAAATCACTTTAATGGTGTGCTTAATACCGTCTAAACTCGCTTTAGAGAGCAGGTGAAGTTGAGCCGTGACTTCTGGCAACATAATCTCTAGGTTGGGGGTGAGATTACGGAATTCCATTTCCCCTCTCAACACATAATGGGTGGAGTCGGATAAATCCAGGTTCCACTCTCCTTGAGTTAGTTCTAGTTTATTGCCTGGACGCAGACGATATTGAATTTCTAGGGCTAATGTTCCTAAACCCAGTAAAACAAATGCGGCTGTTGTTACTAGGCTCAAACCTGCTGCCATTACACCACTTCCCCTTGTAAATGTCCGATTTGCACTTTCATCCTACCGCAGCCCGGATCTTCTACAATTGTTAAATTTAATTACAAAAATAACGGCTTACTCCCCTAAACTATTAGCAAGACTTATGCTATCGGGATCTTACGGTCAGATTCCATCCGATCTAGCGCCAAAGGGTATATTCTTATTTAAAGATTTGTAAAATTCAGAAGAGCGCTTGACGTATCTTAATACTTTCTCTAGGAGTCCCATGAAGCACAAGTCAATTGCAGAACGATTTTGCCTCACGGCTCACGTTGTATCAACGCTGTTTGGACTAGCTGGGTTATTGTTTATTCTACCCAACCCTGAACTCGTCGCGAATTTACCTCCGATGGGGATGAAATTGTTCTCCTGGGGAATGACAGCAGGAGGCATAACCTATATTGTGTTTGGGGCGGCAACACTAGCCTTATATGGGTATCGCACGTTAGGGTTAGGAACAACCTTAGCTTTTATGATTCCATCGGTCTTGTTATCCTTATCTAGTGAACTTTTAGGAACCAGTACCGGATTTCCCTTTGGTCATTATCAATATTTGAGTGGTTTAGGTTATAAAATTGCAGGGTTAGTTCCCTTCACCATTCCGTTATCTTGGTTTTATATGGGTTTAACCTGCTATTTGTTAGCCCGTGCAGGTTTAAAATTAACAATGGGAGATCGTTGGGGACGTCAATTAGCAGCTTTGGCATTAGGAGCGGTTTTACTCACCGCTTGGGATTTAGTATTAGACCCCGCCATGAGTCAAGCTCCTTTTCCCTTTTGGCAATTTCAAGAAGTCGGTGAATTTTTTGGAATGCCTTATCGAAATTTAGTCGGTTGGATGGGAACAGGCTTGGTATTCATGAGCGTTGGGGCGTTTTTATGGCGACGAACTCCCATTGCTTTATCTCGTTCTCAATTAACTGTACCCCTAATTGTTTATCTGACTAATTTCTTCTTTGGGGCAGCCATTACCGTTGTTGAATTAGATGCTCGTTTCCTCTTTCCAACGGCCTTAAGTATTTTATTTGGGGTCATTCCTGCCTTGATTTTCTGGTGGAATGCTAAACCTTCTTTAGAGACGATGGAAAGTTTATTACCCAGTGACAATATTAATCCCTCTCCCGTAGAAGTTGCTGCAAAGTAACAATTAAGATTTAAGTAGGATGGGCTTTGCCCATCTTTATTTATGGGAAAATAATTGAAGTCCAAGTCAAACTAAATTTAATGTTGAATCCAATTTTCTTAAATATTGCTAATTTTTCAAATATTAATTTCTGGTTTTTATTATTTTCAATAATATTAATCTTACAAATTCCAGCCACAATTATTATCTTATCTCGGTTATTCAAAGGAGCAATTCGAGTTCCTCCTTTACAACCTGAATCTCCCACCTTAGACCTCTTGGGAACGGTTAGTATTGTAGTTCCGACTTTGAATGAAGCAGCGCGAGTTACCCCTTGTTTAGAAGGCTTAACCCGACAAAGTTATGAAGTTCGAGAAATCTTAATTGTCGATAGCCATTCCCAAGATGGTACTCAGGATATTGTCAAACAATTTGCAGAATCTGATCCCAGATTTAGATTAGTTTTAGATGAACCATTACCGTCGGACTGGGTAGGTCGTCCTTGGGCGTTAAATACGGGTTTTTTAAATAGTTCTGAAAAAAGTGAATGGATTTTAGGTATTGATGCTGATACTCTACCGCAACCGGGTTTAGTGGCAAGTGTGGTGAAAACTGCGATCGCAAATCAATATGATTTATTATCATTATCTTGTAAATTTATTCTCAAATATCCAGGGGAATTGTGGTTACAACCTGCCCTATTAATGACCTTAGTTTATCGCTTTGGTTCACCGGATTTATCACCCCAAAAACCTGAACGAGTGATGGCAAATGGTCAATGTTTTTTATGTCGTCGTTCGGTATTAGAAAAAGTTGGGGGATATTCCAGCGCTAAAAATTCCTTTTGTGATGATGTTACCTTAGCTCGAAATATAGCTCAACAAGGATTTAAAGTTGGGTTTTTAGATGGGGCAAATGTATTAACCGTTAGAATGTATGATGGCTTAAAAGATACTTGGGAAGGTTGGGGGCGATCGCTCGATCTTAAAGATGCTTGTTCTAAGACTCAATTGTGGTCAGATTTATTCATTTTATTAGCAGTTCAAGCCTTACCGTTACCTTTATTACTGATTAATCTGTTATTTTCCTCTAGTCTATCTTTACCCCCTATTTTAAGCTCAACGTTGTTAGGATTAAATGGTTTTTTACTGTTTCTGCGGTTAATATTAACGGCTGCCATTTCGTTATCCTATGATTTCAGCCAAGCTAAACAGCCTTGGGTATTTTGGTTATCTCCCCTCGCTGATGCGGTGGCGGTATTACGATTATGGATATCTGCAACTCAAACTCAAATTCAATGGCGAGGGAGAACCTATGGAAAGAATTAAAACCTAAAAATTCATGATTAATTGTTACGTCTTTTAAAACTGTTATTAGGTATTGCTATAATAGAAATACCGAAAAAATACACTGTTTATTGGTGTAATTAAGAAAAAGCTGTTATGGAATACCAATTTGATTTTAATATTGAGAAAGGAATAGAGTCTATTCTTTACATCTTGGAGCTATTAGAGAATAAGGTTCAACCAACAATTCATCGTGTTTCTAAATTTTTATATTTTGCAGATAAGGAACACTTAGAAAAATATGGAAGATTTATTTTTGGGGATAGCTATTACGCCATGAAACATGGCCCTGTACCCAGTCAGATTTATGATTTACTGAAATTAGTGCGTGGAGATTTGTCTCCTAGCTTTCAGCCTTCGCAAGAAATATCTGAACAGGTTCTTCAGGCTTTCAAGATAATGGAAGTTTGTCTTTTGCAGAGCTTACGGAGTTAAGTCATGATCGCGCCTGGGAATCTGCGGATGAGAACGATATAATTAATGTGGAAGATATGATCAAAACCTTTGATAATTCTGTAGAACTTCTTGAACATTTGCAAAATCCACACCCCTAGGTTAGAACTTTATGCCAGCACAGTGGGAAATATTTTCCAATAGGGCGATCGCTAACAGAATCTTTTAGACAAAAACGGCGATCGCATCAAAAGACGGAAGTTCAGGCATCAAAATAATATTTTGCCCCATTATAGCGTAGTGCTATAACAGGGCAGAACATCGCTAAATCAGCGCTTGATAATAAACCATCAACGGCCAGCCAACCGTTAATCGACTCGTTCTAATTGCCAGAGAATTTGATTACCTTCTCGCCGCACTCTGGATACTTCCCAGTTGCGCCATGCCCAGTTATCTCCTCGACTGGTCACAGCGCTGGCGTTAATATCCATGAGATCGGCCAGTTCAGAACTACTGATTAAGTAGCCTTTAGTAGCAATTTCATCAGCAATATGCAGGGTTTCAATCAAATTGCGAAGTTGGTTAACCCTAACCTCGCGGGGTAGATTGTCTAATGAATCGTTAATTAGGTCAGTCATGGCAAGATCTCAGACAGCAAGATTAGAGTCTATCACACAGCATTGTATCGTTCTGCTCAAAATTAGGTTAGTTGCAAGAAAGACATTCTGAAAATAAGGATAGGAAATGAGCTATTTTTTAGCTATCACTTTATTCAACAGGTGATTGTGATTGCATCAGATGAGGAAGCAAAGTTCCATCCAGAGGGGTCTTAAACTGTTTCCTCAATTAATCCAGGCGGGGGAATAATTTCAATCCGTTTTTGCTCTAAATCCACAATGGGAACGATTTCTTTGACAAAGGGAATCAAAACGGTGGGTAGGAGTTTGGGTTTACGTTTCTTTTTGGTTTTACGATGAATCTGTTCTGGGAGGGGGTCAGCAACGAGAGTGTCTGGGGCTGGAGTTGGGGAATGTAACTCCACTTCTAGTAAATCATTTCCAGCCGAAATCACATCTATGACTTTTCCAATCACTTCCGCTTTTCTTTGGTCGAATACTTCCAACCCAATTAAATCTAAAACATAAAATTCATCTTCTTCTAAATGGGGGCGATCTTGGTCTGTGATCAACAACGGACAACCTTGTAATGCTTCTGCCTGAGTTCGATCTTCAATGCCCTCGATTTCAACGACATAAATGCCCTTGCTGGGCATTAAATAGCCTCCCAAAAACTCCACAGGTTTAGGTTCGGTTTGTCCGGGGGGTAATAGCCAGCGCTGACCCGGTTCGATAAACCGTTCTGGGAAATCTGAATTGGGATAAACTCGAACTTCCCCTCTTAACCCGTGAGCCGCCACAATAGTGCCGATCTCTATCATTTTAGATAGTTCCATAAGAATTAAAAACCGCAACAGAAGAACACATCGCTACCTGATAAAATCAAAAGCAGTGGCTCATTTTTTACAACAATAAATATATTAACAACTCTAATAGAAAAACTGAAAAAAGTCAAGGATTACCGGAAAATATTGGCTCTGGCTAGTCTTCTTAATAGTCATCTAAGTTATGTAGAGGTTTTGGAACCCTGAAATTTAACACCGTTACAAAATTACTATTTCTTTAAATGTAAAGTTTTGTAATTATTTTCGACGCTTCAAAAAAAAAAGAATCAGTCAGTTATACTAAAGTTAGGAATTGTAAATGAGGATATTCTCTAACAAAACCCAAAGGCTTGGATAAAATTCCTAGAGATTGTCCTTTAGAAGCATCACCTAAACTGGGTGCGATCTCCTATAATCTTTTGACTCCTCCAGCCGAGGGGTGGGTTTTCCACTTGACAAACCTCCCTAATTTTTCAACTGATTCAGACTAAACTAGAACCTCTTCAGGTAATAGAAAATAAAGGATTGATCATGAGTACCATTAATTTTGACCTAAGTTCAGCCTTCACGGATAATATATTACTGATCATTGATTCATCCGTTACGAATATCCCCCAATTATTAGACGCAATTAGTGAAAATATTGATTTTATCATCCTCTCCAAAACTGAAGATGGAATTCAACAAATTACCAATATTTTATCAGACTACAAAAATTTAAAAGCTGTTCATCTGCTCACCCATGGAAGTTCAGGAACACTGCATTTAGGAAATACCACCTTAAACGTCAATAATCTTGAAAAATATGCGCCCCAACTCAAAACGTGGCGACAAACTTTTACAGAAAATACCGATGTTTTAATCTATAGTTGTGAACTCGCATCGGATAACGGTGGGTTTCTGTCTCGTCTTCATCATTATCTAGGAGTCAACCTAGCGGCTTCGCGTCAAAAAGTGGGTTATACTCCCTTGGGAGGAAATTGGAACCTAGATGTTATCTTAGGAAAAATTACCACTCCATTTCCATTTAATCAAGAAAAAATTGCTGATTATCCAGCAATATTAGGGACTTATAACGTCAGTACCGTTGATGGGCTAAAAACAGCCATTAACACGGCTAACACCACACCAGAAGACGATATTATTAATTTAACAAAAGGAGTCTACAGCTTAACAACCGTTGATAACAACACCTCCGATGGTAATGCTAGTGATGCTAACGGTTTACCCACTCCTACAGATATAACCGTTGGCGGAAAACTGACCCTGAACGGGAATGGGGCTATTATTGAACGAAGCACCACAGCACCTGCTTTCCGTTTCTTTTATGTTCCCTCCAATAGTGACCTCACCCTCAATAACCTCAGCTTCAGTAATGGGGAAGCAAACAAACGGGGAGGAGCAATTTATGTTAGTAGTAGCTTAGGCAATCTTACCGTTAATAATAGTACCTTTGCCAATAACAAAGTTACAGGTGATGGAGGAAATGGCGGTGGGGCAATTTTTATTTACTACAGCAGTACCGCTACAATTAATAATAGTACCTTTTCCGGTAACAGTGCAGAAGATAGTGGCGGTGCTATTTATAATGTTGGCGACTTATCCATTACCAATAGTACCTTTACGAACAACAAAGCCGATATTAATACGACTAATAGTACCTCTTATGATAGTGGTGGAGCCATTTTTCAAGATAGTGGAACAGCTACCCTTAAAAACACATTAATTGCTGGAAATCAAGATTTATCAACAAATATTAAAAACCCCGATATAGCCGGAGGAACTTGGACGGATGGAGGTGGAAATTTAATCGGAGATAATAGCGGTGTTGAAACCACATTTCCAGCCAGTAGTTTAGTCGGAACAGCCACCAATCCTTTAGATGCTAAATTAGGCCCTTTACAAGATAATGGTGGCTTAAGTTTTACCCATGCTTTGTTAGCAGGAAGTCCAGGGATTGATACAGGAAATACGACTAATGCGACCGGATTAACAACCGACCAACGAGGCGTTGGATTTGCCCGAATTGCTAATAATATTGTTGATATTGGTGCATTTGAATATGCTCCCCCAGAAATAGAAGTCTTAGACGGAAGCACCAATATTATTGATGGAACTTCAACAGCTATTAATTTGGGTCAGATATCCCTGGGAGGAAGTCTAACTAAAACCTTCACGATTAAAAATACAGGATTAGGGGATTTATTATTAACTAATCCGATAACTTTTAGCGGAACAGGCTTCACCGGATTAGGAAATTTTACCACCACTACACTCGCTCCTAATGCTAGTACAACTGTTGATGTTACCCTCACACCTAATCAANAGCGTTTTTCTCCCCCTCCCAAACATTCAACCGACAAGTTAACACCACCCGTAACCCCTGCGTCCATCCTTCCGCCAACTGTTGATTAATTGTTGTCAAAGGTGACGTTATCCCCATTTCATCAACGGCGTCGAGGAGTAAGTAAACCGGAGTTGACCTCTCCCCCGACCCCTCTCCTGCGAGGCGAGGGGAGTTCGACCTCTCCCCCAACCCCTCTCCTGCGAGGCGAGGGGAGTTTGTTCCCCCATGCTTTCCAGTTCCCTCTCCTCTTAGGGGAGGGTTAGGGAGGGGTCTTATCAACCTTTCAAACCCAGCAACCCATTCCGACGAAACCCCCGTTAAACTTGGGGTTGCATCCCGTAACCAATTTTGAGTTAAATAATCTCGTATCGGTTTATCAACATCCGCCAACCGAATTAAAATCGGATAGCCTAAATTTTCCTGCAAAATCCATCGAGCAATTTGATATAATAACGTTGTTTTTCCCGCCCCAGGTTCCCCAATTACCGCCAACCGTTGACCTTTACTTTTACTCTTTCCTTGTCGTAATACTTCCTCAAAAAATTGATTCGGTTCGCTGTAGGTTTTCGTTATTTCCGTTTCCCCTAATTGATAAAAATCTGACCCGTCCTCTGGGTTAAATTCCTGTTTGTGTCGTTTATCCTGTTCCCGTTTCGGTTCCACTAACCCCAAAGGAACATAAAAATTAATCCCCGTTAACGGGTTATTCTTAAGAAAGCGTTCTTCGTAGGCATCGAGGCGAGATTGACAGGTTTGATGCCAGTTAATATCATCCGGTTGTATCGGTTCGGGTTCAGGTTTGGGGATATTGACAATATCTGCTAATTCTAAGTTTAACGCTTTTACGATTGCGATCGCATAATCTTGATCAATAGGAGTTCCTTTCAAAAAGCGTTTAACCGTGTCTAAACTGACGTTAGCTTGTGTCGCTAAATAGTCCTGTGTCCAGCAACTTTTTCCGGTTTTCCCTTCGAGAATTGGTTTTTGCAGTTCAGCCATTCTCGCTTTCATTTTAGCGATTCCCTCAGAAGTAGCGGCAACACTGCGAGATGTAGACATTTTTTAACAAGTCTAGGTTTTTCTGGCTATTATTAATATTATCTCAAAATTCTCTAATTTTCAACGGGACAAAAACTCTATCAATACCTTGAAGAACTACAACAGGAGGGTGTATTATGACCGGACATCATACATTTAAGCAATTGTTAGAGAATCTTCCACCTGACAGAAAAGCTAAAATTGATCAAAAAACAGCCCAACTCTTGATGGAGGAATACCAAAAGCAAGAAGAGGCAGAATTAGAAACTTTATTATTAGAAGGTTTGAACTCTGGAGAAGTAACACCGATGACGGCGGAAGATTGGTCTGATATTCGCCAAGCTATACTAGAACAAGTTATTAAAGATGATAATTTCAGTCAAGAATAACCGATGAAATACTTAACTAAGGTAGGCGCGAAGCCACACCCAAAGCGTGTTTACTTAACCCACGTTAGCCCTGAACTCAAGTTCGGGCTAAAAGCTGAAGTCATCTAAAGATGACTCAGATCATTTTTCATTAACCCGTTTTAACGGGTTTGAGCTTTGAGCCTGAAATTGATTTCAAGGCTTTTAGCACCATTGTTGACGGACTTTGGGCGCGCCTCACCCCCTACGGTGGGATAATTTAATCATTAACAATCTTACTCTGATAATTCTGAATCAGGCAACTGTTCTAATTCTTCAGCAATTAAAGTTTGCAAATCTTCGCCACAATGGGTTTGTAAATGAATTATTACTGCTAATAACTCTGCTAAACTATCCAGTTTTTCACTATCACTTAATGAGTTTCCTGTCTGAATTGTATCTAAAAGCTGAATAACGGTTTGACATTCTTCACCAAGTTCTGCTATCAAAGTTTGTAAGGTTGAACTTTTAATAAAAGATGTGCGATCGCTAATATCCATAATGGTTTCCTCGTCAGTTTATCGTCAAATATGAAGGGTGCAGAATGGTGCAGTTAAACTGCTTGGTTTTGCGCTGTTGCTGCACTAATGATTTTACCTAGCGTGGTTTCAGAGTTTAAGAGAAACCCGCTATGCGACAGAAATCAATANCACACCGACGATAACACCTAGCCCAACGCCGACAATATCACCGACCCCAACACCGACAATAACACCGACTCCAACACCCACACCGACGTTAGAACCCACCCCAACGCCCTCACCGACAATATCACCAACTCCAACGCCCTCACCGACAATATCACCAACTCCAACGCCCTCACCGACAATATCACCGACCCCAACGCCGACAATATCACCGACTCCAACGCCCACACCGACGTTAGAACCCACTCCAACGCCCACACCGACGTTAGAACCCACTCCAACGCCCACACCGACGTTAGAACCAACGCCTACACCGACAATATCACCAACTCCAACGCCGACAATATCACCAACTCCAACGCCGACAATATCACCAACTCCAACGCCGATAATATCACCAAATCTAACGCCGACGATAACACCAAATC
Encoded here:
- a CDS encoding DUF4347 domain-containing protein — encoded protein: MSTINFDLSSAFTDNILLIIDSSVTNIPQLLDAISENIDFIILSKTEDGIQQITNILSDYKNLKAVHLLTHGSSGTLHLGNTTLNVNNLEKYAPQLKTWRQTFTENTDVLIYSCELASDNGGFLSRLHHYLGVNLAASRQKVGYTPLGGNWNLDVILGKITTPFPFNQEKIADYPAILGTYNVSTVDGLKTAINTANTTPEDDIINLTKGVYSLTTVDNNTSDGNASDANGLPTPTDITVGGKLTLNGNGAIIERSTTAPAFRFFYVPSNSDLTLNNLSFSNGEANKRGGAIYVSSSLGNLTVNNSTFANNKVTGDGGNGGGAIFIYYSSTATINNSTFSGNSAEDSGGAIYNVGDLSITNSTFTNNKADINTTNSTSYDSGGAIFQDSGTATLKNTLIAGNQDLSTNIKNPDIAGGTWTDGGGNLIGDNSGVETTFPASSLVGTATNPLDAKLGPLQDNGGLSFTHALLAGSPGIDTGNTTNATGLTTDQRGVGFARIANNIVDIGAFEYAPPEIEVLDGSTNIIDGTSTAINLGQISLGGSLTKTFTIKNTGLGDLLLTNPITFSGTGFTGLGNFTTTTLAPNASTTVDVTLTPNQXRFSPPPKHSTDKLTPPVTPASILPPTVD